A region of Dermabacter vaginalis DNA encodes the following proteins:
- the lgt gene encoding prolipoprotein diacylglyceryl transferase: MISATIPSPPVSSFSIGPITIHFYALFILTGIAIAYSWSLKRWSERGGDRDDFFDIAFVTIIAGIIGARMYHVGVNIPDYFGPGKDPLSALRMWEGGLGIWGAVAVGGLAAFFMTWRKGVQFLALADSIAPTLFVAQAIGRLGNWANQELHGEPSTLPWALDITCETNGRTILGCVPGTYQPTFLYEALWNLAACAIVLFLAKRFKVAGGRIFAMYIIAYSAGRTLMETMRTEPSTMVFGLRIHMVIYIVTGLIAIGVFLWLTRRAKTKGEARGAYETINGEPLAQREAGHTGHEEAKAPEQGENL; encoded by the coding sequence ATGATTTCCGCGACCATCCCTAGCCCGCCTGTCAGCTCGTTCAGCATCGGCCCTATCACCATTCACTTCTACGCGCTCTTTATCCTCACCGGTATCGCCATCGCGTACTCGTGGTCGCTCAAGCGCTGGAGCGAGCGTGGCGGTGACCGCGACGACTTCTTTGACATCGCTTTCGTGACGATCATCGCGGGAATTATTGGTGCGCGAATGTATCACGTGGGTGTGAATATCCCGGACTATTTTGGGCCCGGGAAAGATCCGCTCAGCGCGCTGCGCATGTGGGAGGGTGGCCTTGGAATCTGGGGCGCGGTCGCGGTCGGCGGCCTCGCGGCGTTCTTTATGACCTGGCGCAAAGGCGTGCAGTTCCTCGCGCTGGCCGACTCGATCGCCCCGACTCTCTTCGTTGCGCAGGCGATCGGTCGTCTTGGAAACTGGGCGAACCAGGAGCTTCACGGCGAACCGAGCACTTTGCCGTGGGCCCTCGACATTACGTGCGAAACCAACGGCAGAACGATCCTCGGGTGCGTTCCCGGCACCTATCAACCGACCTTCCTCTACGAAGCGCTCTGGAATCTCGCGGCGTGCGCGATCGTTCTGTTCCTCGCGAAACGGTTCAAAGTTGCGGGCGGCCGCATCTTCGCGATGTACATCATCGCCTATTCTGCCGGTCGCACACTCATGGAAACCATGCGAACAGAACCTTCGACGATGGTGTTTGGGCTCCGCATCCACATGGTGATCTACATCGTGACGGGGCTCATCGCGATCGGCGTGTTCCTGTGGCTCACCAGGCGAGCGAAGACCAAGGGAGAAGCACGCGGGGCGTACGAGACTATTAACGGCGAACCGCTCGCGCAGCGCGAAGCCGGCCACACCGGTCATGAGGAAGCAAAAGCCCCGGAGCAGGGAGAAAATCTTTAA
- the pyk gene encoding pyruvate kinase, which produces MRKAKIVCTLGPATNSYEQIRTLIESGMNVARMNLSHGTYADHEAVYANIRKASEDLGKNVAVLVDLQGPKIRLGKFEDGPHDLAVGDIFTITTDDILGTKDRVSTTFKGLPGDCRPGDTLLIDDGKVGVRVVEVTDTDVKTVVEVPGPVSNNKGINLPGVAVSVPAMSEKDIADLRWGLHLGADLIALSFVRDAHDIEDVHRVMDEEGIRLPVVAKIEKPQAVRALRGIVGAFDGIMVARGDLGVELPLEQVPLVQKRTIELARRNAKPVIVATQVLESMITNPRPTRAEASDCANAILDGADAVMLSGETSVGAFPFEAVRTMARIVTNTEENGADRISELGTIPHTRGGAITRAAAEIGDQLSAQYLVTFTESGDTARRLSRLRPTIPLLALTPYEKVQHQLALSWGIEAHLVDMQTDTDQMVKVVDELLREKKGLQPGDLVIIAAGSPPGVHGSTNTLRVHRIGDLDGTEAARVEADRIAKGKAIPEA; this is translated from the coding sequence ATGCGTAAAGCAAAAATTGTGTGCACATTGGGACCTGCAACGAACTCGTACGAGCAGATCCGCACGCTTATCGAGTCGGGCATGAACGTTGCCCGTATGAACCTCAGCCACGGCACCTACGCGGACCACGAAGCTGTGTACGCCAACATTCGTAAGGCTTCCGAGGACCTCGGTAAAAACGTTGCCGTTCTCGTGGACCTTCAAGGCCCTAAGATCCGCCTTGGCAAGTTCGAGGATGGCCCCCACGACCTCGCTGTCGGCGATATTTTCACGATCACGACCGACGACATTCTCGGCACGAAAGACCGTGTGAGCACGACCTTCAAGGGACTGCCTGGTGACTGCCGCCCCGGCGATACTCTCCTCATCGACGACGGCAAGGTCGGCGTCCGCGTTGTCGAGGTGACTGACACCGACGTCAAGACCGTCGTCGAAGTGCCCGGTCCCGTCTCGAACAATAAGGGCATCAACCTCCCTGGCGTTGCCGTTTCCGTTCCCGCGATGAGCGAGAAGGACATCGCTGACCTTCGCTGGGGCCTCCACCTCGGCGCGGATCTCATCGCCCTGAGCTTCGTGCGCGATGCGCACGACATCGAAGACGTGCACCGCGTGATGGACGAGGAAGGCATTCGCCTCCCCGTGGTTGCCAAGATCGAGAAGCCGCAGGCCGTGCGTGCTTTGCGCGGTATCGTCGGCGCTTTCGACGGCATCATGGTGGCCCGCGGCGACCTCGGTGTGGAGCTTCCTCTCGAGCAGGTCCCGCTCGTGCAGAAGCGCACGATCGAGCTCGCCCGCCGCAACGCTAAGCCCGTCATCGTTGCGACCCAGGTGCTCGAGTCGATGATTACGAACCCGCGCCCGACTCGCGCCGAAGCCTCTGACTGTGCGAACGCCATCCTCGACGGTGCAGACGCCGTCATGCTTTCGGGCGAGACCTCCGTCGGCGCGTTCCCGTTCGAGGCTGTGCGCACCATGGCGCGCATCGTCACGAACACCGAGGAAAACGGTGCGGACCGCATCTCTGAGCTCGGCACCATCCCGCACACTCGCGGTGGTGCGATCACGCGTGCGGCGGCCGAGATCGGCGATCAGCTCTCGGCGCAGTATCTCGTGACCTTCACCGAGTCGGGTGACACCGCTCGCCGTCTTTCGCGACTGCGTCCCACCATTCCTCTTCTTGCGCTGACCCCGTACGAGAAGGTCCAGCATCAGCTCGCCCTTAGCTGGGGCATCGAGGCGCACCTCGTTGACATGCAGACCGACACCGATCAGATGGTGAAGGTAGTCGACGAGCTGCTGCGTGAGAAGAAGGGTCTGCAGCCCGGCGATCTCGTGATCATCGCTGCAGGCTCGCCCCCGGGTGTTCACGGCTCGACCAACACGCTGCGCGTCCACCGCATCGGTGACCTTGACGGCACCGAGGCTGCGCGCGTGGAAGCCGACCGCATTGCAAAGGGCAAGGCTATTCCGGAGGCCTGA
- the trpA gene encoding tryptophan synthase subunit alpha — MRHLSAEVIDRAKGEGRAALVAYIPVGFPSFAGSVEAVRALVGAGVNAIEFGIPYTDPVMDGPVIQEAADLALSQGTRPADVMRALDALSDLDAALLVMSYYNPILKYGPDAFARDLAAAGGAGVITPDLTPDSGGEWIEASRTHDVERIFLAAPSSPEERLRLVTESSTGFVYAASTMGVTGPRTHVGDAAKTLVERTRAVGAERVCVGLGVSNGAQAAEVATYADGVIVGSAFVRRLLEAQTPSEGLRALETLATELRNGIEEACA; from the coding sequence ATGAGGCATCTTTCAGCAGAGGTTATTGACCGTGCCAAGGGGGAGGGGCGCGCTGCGCTCGTCGCGTATATTCCCGTGGGCTTCCCAAGCTTTGCGGGGAGTGTGGAGGCAGTACGCGCCCTCGTAGGCGCGGGCGTCAATGCAATCGAGTTCGGGATCCCCTACACGGATCCCGTGATGGATGGCCCGGTGATCCAAGAGGCCGCGGATCTCGCGCTTTCCCAAGGCACGCGCCCCGCCGATGTGATGCGGGCACTCGACGCCCTGAGCGATCTCGATGCGGCGCTCCTCGTCATGAGCTACTACAATCCGATCCTCAAATACGGGCCCGACGCCTTTGCACGCGACCTCGCTGCCGCAGGTGGCGCCGGTGTGATCACCCCGGATCTCACGCCCGACTCGGGGGGCGAGTGGATCGAAGCGTCGCGCACGCACGATGTCGAACGGATCTTCCTCGCCGCGCCGAGCTCTCCCGAAGAACGGTTGCGGCTCGTGACTGAATCAAGCACTGGTTTTGTGTACGCCGCGTCCACCATGGGAGTCACGGGGCCTCGCACACACGTGGGCGATGCCGCGAAAACCCTCGTCGAACGCACGCGCGCCGTGGGCGCCGAGCGGGTGTGCGTGGGGCTCGGTGTTTCGAATGGCGCGCAGGCCGCGGAAGTGGCAACCTATGCCGATGGGGTCATCGTGGGGAGCGCCTTTGTGAGAAGACTCCTCGAAGCACAGACACCGTCGGAAGGGCTCCGTGCCCTTGAAACGCTCGCAACAGAATTGCGCAACGGAATTGAGGAGGCATGCGCATGA